The segment GTTGTAGTTCGTCACGGCATCGTTAAACCCTTGACGCGCAAAAGCAACTTTATTCTCAGTTGAGGAAAGCTCTTCCATCACACGGGTCATCGTGGCATCCGCTTTCAAGTCAGGATAGGACTCGGAGAGCGCCATAAACCGGCTGAGCGTTCCCGTCAAGGCCGCTTCGGCAGTACCCAACTGCTGCATCGCTTGGGCATCACCGGGATTACTGGCAGCGGCACTGCTGGCGCTAATCGCCGAATTCCGGGCAGCGATCACCGCTTCCAAGGTTTCCCGCTCATGCTTCATGTAGCCCTTAGCGGTTTCGATCAAGTTCGGAATCAAGTCGTAACGACGCTGGAGCTGCACGTCAATCTG is part of the Romeriopsis navalis LEGE 11480 genome and harbors:
- a CDS encoding LemA family protein, whose translation is MVIFSLIFVLAVIGLVIFVLVSAYNDLVAGRNRYKNAFAQIDVQLQRRYDLIPNLIETAKGYMKHERETLEAVIAARNSAISASSAAASNPGDAQAMQQLGTAEAALTGTLSRFMALSESYPDLKADATMTRVMEELSSTENKVAFARQGFNDAVTNYNTKREIFPNNLVAGGFAAAELLEEVSAEVRQAPRVSFS